In Bacillus sp. FJAT-45037, the following are encoded in one genomic region:
- a CDS encoding YbgA family protein has translation MREFAKPRVVVSKCLEFDACRYNGERIPDKLIAKLEQYVEFIPICPEVEIGLGTPREVIRLVATGEQTTLVQPNTNQDLTEKMNEFSEEYLHTLTEIDGFILKTRSPSCGLFDAKVYSGIEKAPVVRTESGIFTARVKEHFPLTAKEDEGRLKNFTVREHFLTRLFTIAEFRVVKKEHSISKLMQFQAKNKYLFMAVHQDSMRKLGRIVANHEKEEEKIVFQKYEEELQTLFSRIPKLTDHINVCQHVFGYFSKHLTKAEKDHFLIALDQYKEQKIPLSSVLTMLRSWSYRFENDYLLSQNYFTPYPEDLVAISDSGKGRSLS, from the coding sequence ATGCGTGAATTTGCCAAGCCTAGAGTCGTTGTCAGTAAATGTCTAGAGTTTGATGCATGTCGGTACAACGGTGAAAGGATTCCAGATAAGTTAATTGCTAAGCTTGAACAGTATGTTGAGTTTATTCCGATTTGTCCTGAAGTTGAAATTGGTCTAGGAACACCTAGAGAAGTCATTAGGCTCGTTGCAACCGGCGAGCAAACAACGCTTGTCCAACCTAATACGAATCAAGATTTAACTGAAAAAATGAATGAATTTTCAGAAGAATATTTACATACTTTGACAGAGATTGATGGTTTTATATTGAAGACGAGATCACCTAGTTGTGGGCTGTTTGACGCCAAAGTATACAGTGGAATCGAGAAAGCCCCAGTCGTCCGAACTGAATCGGGGATCTTCACTGCGCGCGTGAAGGAACATTTTCCGCTTACAGCTAAAGAAGATGAAGGGCGCTTGAAAAATTTCACTGTGCGAGAACATTTTTTAACTAGGTTGTTTACGATTGCTGAATTCCGTGTTGTAAAAAAAGAACATTCAATCTCCAAACTGATGCAATTTCAAGCAAAAAATAAATATTTATTCATGGCAGTTCATCAAGACTCGATGAGGAAATTAGGAAGAATTGTAGCTAATCACGAAAAGGAGGAAGAAAAGATTGTTTTTCAAAAGTATGAAGAAGAATTACAGACCCTTTTCTCAAGAATACCAAAGCTCACCGACCATATTAATGTTTGCCAACATGTGTTTGGCTATTTCTCCAAGCATTTAACAAAAGCAGAGAAAGATCATTTTTTAATTGCGCTTGATCAATATAAAGAACAAAAAATTCCTTTAAGTAGTGTATTAACGATGTTACGTTCATGGAGTTACCGATTTGAAAATGACTATCTGCTAAGTCAAAATTACTTCACTCCATATCCTGAAGATCTTGTTGCAATCAGTGATTCAGGTAAAGGAAGAAGCTTAAGTTAA